The following are from one region of the Aspergillus chevalieri M1 DNA, chromosome 1, nearly complete sequence genome:
- a CDS encoding uncharacterized protein (SECRETED:SignalP(1-20)) yields the protein MQLKPLVALFLTTLPALTAAQPLSTDLADPQQAMQAKPVFPTDMETRAVPAELTSLPLAALEKRQLDGDILLPLIELMTKVLKGLVQGGGSGLGVEPEEVRVMLDELKKIRNEQHKGTMASS from the exons ATGCAGCTCAAACCCCTCGTCGCTCTATTCCTCACCACCCTCCCGGCCCTCACAGCAGCCCAGCCTCTCTCCACCGACCTTGCCGACCCACAGCAAGCAATGCAAGCTAAGCCTGTCTTTCCAACTGACATGGAAACACGCGCCGTCCCTGCGGAGCTCACCTCACTCCCACTGGCTGCTTTGGAG AAACGCCAACTTGATGGGGatattctccttcctctcaTCGAGCTCATGACGAAGGTGCTGAAAGGATTGGTACaaggtggtggtagtggtcTTGGGGTGGAGCCGGAGGAGGTGCGGGTGATGTTGGATGAATTGAAGAAAATACGGAATGAACAGCACAAGGGTACCATGGCTTCTTCCTAA
- a CDS encoding uncharacterized protein (InterPro:IPR021054;~PFAM:PF12296;~SECRETED:SignalP(1-20)) → MQLKPLVVFLFTTLPVLTVATSPDTATINDISNLTNDLKAFDAAVQNWDLQENSSPAQTMKDQANKAVKDLSQTLQDAKKIESLTPDAQDKLVASMKEFTSVAGDVIKHMAEKQSESDRGDGYRGLMETSNKATGLFFNELRNSLANKIPQETVQELSGQLQGLQNGLNKAI, encoded by the exons ATGCAGCTCAAACCTCTCGTCgttttcctcttcaccacCCTCCCAGTCCTGACAGTAGCCACTAGTCCCGACACAGCGACAATCAATGATATCTCGAATCTCACAAATGATCTGAAAGCGTTCGACGCCGCCGTCCAAAACTGGGACCTCCAGGAGAATTCAAGCCCCGCACAGACTATGAAAGACCAGGCAAACAAGGCCGTGAAAGACCTCAGCCAAACGCTGCAAGACGCAAAGAAGATCGAGTCCCTCACCCCAGATGCCCAAGACAAGCTGGTCGCTAGCATGAAGGAGTTTACATCTGTGGCTGGGGATGTTATCAAGCATATGGCTGAGAAG CAATCTGAATCTGACAGGGGAGATGGATACCGGGGTCTCATGGAGACCTCGAATAAGGCGACCGGGTTGTTCTTCAATGAGCTTCGGAATAGCCTCGCAAACAAGATTCCTCAGGAAACGGTACAGGAACTGTCGGGTCAATTGCAGGGGTTGCAAAATGGGTTGAACAAGGCTATATAG